A single window of Chloroflexota bacterium DNA harbors:
- the dgoD gene encoding galactonate dehydratase has product MKITAVKTFPYSAGWRDILIVKVETDEGIFGWGEAGLMGRVRACEATVKEIETYLIGKDPCQIELHWNNIYRNSYWRPSVTLLSALAGVEIALWDILGKYLNAPVYTLLGGAYHPRVKVYDNAWWVGAKSTEDYARRAQQSVAHGFKHLKWDPWWWEDGGVDIFIDRKQMRRAKECVKLVREAVGDDVELLLEMHGRFSPDDAIRAACDLEEYRPYFIEEPIPPHCSVDALARVKAGTQIPVAADERFHTRWGFWEVLDKQAVSIIQPDLIYCGGILETKKIAAMAQVFYIGVAPHISEGPIDVAALVHVDASTPNFLIQEFFYPDLSTYEEILTEPFPVPKDGFIELPTRPGLGVELNEKALTKKPFKYRPGLELGVFWKGGITAFGKSSGE; this is encoded by the coding sequence ATGAAGATAACAGCGGTCAAAACATTTCCCTACAGTGCCGGGTGGAGGGACATACTTATCGTCAAGGTGGAGACCGATGAGGGGATTTTCGGCTGGGGCGAAGCTGGCCTAATGGGACGCGTGCGCGCCTGTGAGGCCACGGTTAAAGAAATAGAGACCTACTTAATCGGTAAAGACCCCTGTCAGATTGAGCTGCACTGGAACAATATCTACCGGAATAGCTATTGGAGGCCATCGGTGACTCTCCTGAGCGCTCTGGCCGGGGTGGAAATAGCGCTGTGGGATATTCTCGGGAAGTACCTGAACGCGCCGGTTTATACCCTTCTGGGAGGCGCATACCATCCCCGCGTCAAGGTCTATGACAACGCCTGGTGGGTCGGGGCTAAGTCTACCGAGGACTATGCCAGGCGAGCGCAGCAGTCGGTGGCCCACGGTTTCAAGCATCTTAAGTGGGACCCGTGGTGGTGGGAGGATGGTGGAGTCGACATATTCATCGACAGGAAGCAAATGCGTCGTGCCAAGGAATGTGTGAAGCTGGTGCGGGAAGCTGTCGGCGATGATGTTGAACTGCTTCTGGAAATGCACGGTCGGTTCAGCCCCGATGACGCCATTCGAGCGGCTTGCGACCTGGAAGAGTACCGACCATACTTTATCGAAGAACCCATTCCTCCTCACTGCAGCGTGGACGCCCTGGCCAGGGTTAAAGCTGGCACGCAGATACCGGTAGCCGCCGATGAGAGATTCCATACCCGATGGGGATTCTGGGAAGTATTAGATAAACAGGCGGTGTCTATCATCCAGCCTGACTTAATTTATTGCGGTGGTATCCTGGAGACAAAGAAGATAGCAGCTATGGCGCAGGTTTTTTATATAGGTGTGGCACCGCATATCTCCGAAGGACCTATTGACGTTGCCGCTTTAGTCCATGTTGATGCCTCAACGCCGAACTTTTTAATTCAGGAGTTTTTCTACCCCGATTTGTCCACTTACGAGGAAATCCTGACGGAACCCTTTCCTGTTCCAAAAGACGGATTCATCGAATTGCCAACCAGGCCCGGCCTGGGCGTTGAGTTAAACGAGAAAGCGCTGACCAAGAAGCCCTTCAAGTATCGACCTGGCCTTGAGTTGGGCGTTTTTTGGAAGGGGGGTATTACGGCTTTCGGTAAGTCAAGCGGGGAATAA